Proteins co-encoded in one Camelus bactrianus isolate YW-2024 breed Bactrian camel chromosome 6, ASM4877302v1, whole genome shotgun sequence genomic window:
- the ARHGAP11A gene encoding rho GTPase-activating protein 11A, whose protein sequence is MWDQRLVRLAVVQQLRAVYGIKVKGGRGQCDRKRLETAAAEIVGKIFGVPFNALPQCVVPEYGHIPSFLVDACTNLEEHIHTEGLFRKSGSVIRLKALKNKLDHGERCLSSAPPCDIAGLLKQFFRELPEPILPADLHEALFKAQQLRTEEKNTATLLLSCLMADHTIDVLRYFFSFLRKVSLRSSENKMDSSNLAVIFAPNLLQTSEGHEKMSANTEKKLRLQAAVVQTLIDCASDIGHVPDFILEKIPAMLGIDGLCATPSLEGFEEGECETPGDYKRKRRQSVGDFVSGALNKFKPNRTPSITPQQERIAQLSISPTVLTPNAKRKLPVDSHGFSSKKRKSIKHNFNFDLLPSNLFSSSSTPVSVHFDTSPEGSSQSSLSPVAISGNHLISTGVLRRSKRIASKKVCRVESGKAGCFSPKISRKEKVRRSLRLKFSLGKSSKDGNACPDVNRSENVGRRLANQQSLKNRIESVKTGLLFSPDLDERLTKKGSKKISKSEENLLTPERLAGTSHRMSWTGPSNSSFQEIDGNEISPIDGSLEVANSSLEPDMIVEKSSVSSYELTPSNVHNKHNNVTGSSLSGDENNLTTKTVVKIQKAFSESGSNLHALINHRQSSLTNVGKVKFNETSSIECSPEENLFETSNLTVIESNEHHTSKDENNFLERDFSLHQTQKWDRGATVKCSSTQMKTELENGIHSSIPKGELSKQELSSDEQIKKQESPRDTRNTKFKENENRMEENLLKCAPTREGVAGTSSSEQVAYNRTNLSKPRPVRIVKQQSLVETCDRTVSERLQMTEHGKVSDHIQWFNQLSLNESSKTKVKSPLKFQRTPVRQSVRRINSLLEYGGQPTRHKLASLGDVASPLVKSVSCDSALPSCTESTSKDSCIPLAKSGPGEQKSTSCKQSNLDTLSKSTKLTSTAVLQMKRHPDSVNSSLGSTRVCKQEVISNSQIKVPLDDLTNHDILKSVVSNDMGFSPGVNNRVLRKPSEKERVWYKGSPKNPIGKAQLLPTSKPVDL, encoded by the exons ATGTGGGATCAGAGGCTAGTGCGGTTGGCCGTGGTACAGCAGCTCCGTGCTGTCTATGGCATTAAGGTTAAGGGTGGCCGTGGGCAGTGCGATCGCAAGAGACTGGAAACAGCAGCAGCGGAAATAGTG GGTAAAATATTTGGAGTACCTTTTAATGCATTGCCCCAGTGTGTTGTACCAGAATATGGACATATTCCAAG ttttcttgttgATGCTTGCACAAATTTAGAAGAGCATATTCATACAGAAGGGCTTTTTAGGAAATCAGGATCTGTTATTCGTCTAAAAGCACTAAAG aaTAAGCTGGATCATGGTGAAAGATGCCTGTCTTCTGCACCTCCCTGTGATATTGCAGGACTCCTTAAGCAGTTTTTTAGGGAATTGCCAGAGCCCATTCTCCCCGCTGATCTGCATGAAGCACTTTTCAAAGCTCAACAGTTGAGAACAGAGGAGAAGAACACAGCTACATTGTTGCTCTCCTGTCTTATGGCTGACCACACAATTGATGTATTAAGATACTTCTTTAGCTTTCTCAGGAAAGTTTCCCTTAG GTCCAGTGAGAATAAGATGGATAGCAGCAATCTGGCTGTAATATTTGCACCAAACCTTCTTCAGACAAGtgaaggacatgaaaagatgtctGCTAACACAGAAAAGAAGCTACGATTACAGGCTGCAGTAGTGCAGACTCTCATTGATTGTGCATCAGATATCG GGCATGTTCCAGATTTTATCCTAGAAAAGATACCAGCTATGTTGGGTATTGATGGTCTCTGTGCTACTCCATCACTAGAAGGCTTTGAAGAAGGTGAATGTGAAACTCCTGGTGACTATAAGAGAAAGCGAAGACAAAGTGTAGGAG ATTTTGTTAGTGGagcattaaataaatttaaacctAATAGAACACCCTCTATTACACCTCAACAGGAAAGAATTg cccagCTATCCATATCACCAACAGTTCTTACGCCAAATGCTAAGCGTAAACTGCCAGTAGATTCTCATGGTTTCTCAAGTAAGAAAAGGAAGTCCATCAAGCACAATTTTAACTTTGATTTGTTGCCGAGTAATCTCTTCAGTAGCAGTTCTACACCAGTATCAG TTCACTTTGATACAAGCCCAGAAGGGTCATCTCAGAGTTCGCTCTCTCCTGTAGCCATCAGTGGAAACCATTTGATCAGTACAGGTGTGCTAAGGCGAAGTAAAAGGATTGCAAGCAAAAAAGTTTGCAg GGTGGAATCGGGAAAAGCAGGCTGTTTCTCTCCTAAAATCAGTCGTAAAGAAAAGGTTCGAAGATCTCTTCGTTTGAAATTTAGTCTAGGGAAAAGTAGCAAAGATGGA AATGCATGTCCTGATGTCAATAGATCTGAAAATGTTGGTCGACGACTTGCAAatcaacaaagtttaaaaaataggatTGAATCTGTAAAAACAGGTCTGCTTTTTAGCCCAGATTTGGATGAGAGATTAACAAAGAAAG GTTCAAAAAAGATTAGTAAGTCTGAGGAAAACTTATTAACTCCAGAGCGACTAGCTGGAACAAGTCATCGAATGTCTTGGACAGGACCAAGCAATTCAAGTTTTCAAGAAATAGATGGAAATGAAATTTCTCCAATAGATGGAAGTCTTGAGGTAGCAAACTCTTCTTTGGAGCCTGATATGATAGTTGAAAAATCGTCTGTTAGCTCATATGAGCTCACCCCTTCTAATGTACACAATAAGCATAACAATGTAACTGGTAGCTCTCTTAGTGGGGATGAAAATAACTTGACCACAAAGACTGTGGTGAAAATTCAGAAGGCATTTTCTGAATCTGGAAGCAATCTTCATGCATTGATAAATCACAGGCAGTCATCATTAACTAATGTGGGGAAAGTAAAATTCAATGAAACGTCTTCTATTGAATGTAGTCCAGAGGAAAATCTATTTGAAACTAGTAATTTGACTGTGATAGAATCAAATGAACACCACACTAGTAAAGATGAAAACAACTTTTTAGAAAGAGACTTCTCCCTACATCAAACTCAAAAATGGGACAGAGGAGCCACTGTAAAATGTTCCTCAACTCAGATGAAGACAGAACTAGAAAATGGCATTCATTCGAGTATACCAAAAGGTGAGTTAAGCAAGCAAGAACTATCCAGTgatgaacaaataaagaaacaagagTCCCCAAGGGATACACGAAATACTAAATTCAAGGAGAATGAAAACAGGATGGAAGAGAACTTACTGAAATGTGCACCTACAAGGGAGGGTGTGGCTGGCACCTCTTCCTCAGAGCAGGTTGCATATAACAGAACAAACTTGTCAAAACCTAGGCCTGTAAGAATCGTTAAACAGCAGTCACTGGTGGAAACATGTGACAGAACGGTTTCTGAACGCTTGCAAATGACAGAGCATGGAAAGGTTTCAGACCACATACAGTGGTTTAACCAGCTTTCTTTAAATGAATCAAGTAAGACAAAAGTTAAGTCACCTCTTAAGTTTCAGCGTACGCCGGTCCGTCAGTCTGTCAGAAGAATTAATTCTTTGTTGGAGTATGGCGGACAACCTACGAGGCATAAATTAGCAAGTCTTGGTGACGTTGCTTCTCCTCTGGTTAAATCAGTGAGCTGTGATAGTGCTCTTCCCTCTTGTACAGAAAGTACGTCGAAAGATTCCTGTATTCCACTTGCCAAATCAGGTCCTGGAGAACAGAAGTCTACATCATGCAAACAGTCAAATCTTGATACTCTTTCAAAATCTACAAAATTAACTTCTACAGCTGTCTTACAGATGAAGAGGCACCCAGACTCTGTGAATTCTTCTCTTGGGTCTACCCGAGTTTGTAAGCAGGAAGTGATATCTAACAGCCAAATTAAGGTTCCCTTGGATGATCTGACAAATCATGATATATTGAAATCTGTTGTAAGTAATGATATGGGCTTTTCTCCTGGCGTAAATAACAGGGTCCTTAGAAAGCCGTCAGAAAAAGAGAGGGTCTGGTATAAAGGTTCTCCAAAAAACCCTATTGGAAAAGCTCAACTACTGCCAACAAGTAAACCCGTAGACTTGTAA